The Pelmatolapia mariae isolate MD_Pm_ZW linkage group LG9, Pm_UMD_F_2, whole genome shotgun sequence genome has a segment encoding these proteins:
- the bloc1s5 gene encoding biogenesis of lysosome-related organelles complex 1 subunit 5, with amino-acid sequence MDKIAKDVGDIQSRLLDHRPVINAEIRYFMREFEEKRGYRESRLLENINKSVVETNEQMPPANFEDMKHQLSDINTRLEAANHMAERVQQRELEAQQGTRLKANMEQLKEDWAEFLKEQQRLKEEVDEEHARAVGQLSAKYNEKKKELAKFTL; translated from the exons ATGGACAAGATCGCTAAAG ATGTGGGTGATATCCAGTCACGACTGCTGGACCACAGACCGGTCATCAATGCAGAGATCCGCTACTTTATGAGAGAGTTTGAG GAAAAGCGGGGGTACAGGGAGAGCCGTCTGCTGGAGAACATCAATAAAAGTGTGGTGGAAACGAATGAGCAAATGCCGCCAGCAAATTTCGAGGACATGAAGCATCAGCTGTCTGACATCAATACACGGT TGGAGGCTGCTAATCACATGGCAGAGAGAGTCCAGCAGAGGGAGCTAGAGGCCCAACAG GGCACCCGCCTAAAGGCGAACatggagcagctgaaagaagactGGGCCGAGTTCCTGAAGGAGCAGCAGAGATTAAAGGAGGAGGTGGATGAAGAGCACGCACGGGCTGTAGGACAACTCAGCGCTAAATACAACGAAAAGAAGAAGGAGCTGGCCAAGTTTACGCTCTGA